One segment of Fibrobacter sp. UWB10 DNA contains the following:
- a CDS encoding ABC transporter substrate-binding protein, whose product MIGLKSIARTALALSASGALLSGCGDASSEGDLGGALPRQQTLYLSGQQNDAPGSFNPLAESWMASWPVGGRFNLMYEPLITYNSLNGKIEPLLGTLVEELSNNDSIVVDLNPAAKWSDGKPVTSVDVTFMFLRGSINSTEQISAIHIDSLKGADGVITERLSFMVAKDKRNNPLTVRDMLQATRIAPSHVFEPLIKEKGLDETKKLPMDQNPVVSGPYNLRSADPNKIILERRDDYWGNAALHNGQLPAPKFIVHPIYKNNEHNTIAMREGNLDASQSFIPRIARKASAGVHTWWNEPPYFRPGAMPMLVINTLKEPLNDKRFRRALATAIDYNALRQFAVSNYTSTLKAGLIMPTDLEGKYIVDEDLDKYGVNLGISDEAERLAAVKQILSEAGFKSVFNDDGTLDHMENAKGEKLPTLYITSPNGWTDWEAMVTIAVEGMRKAGIDIREGFVDGGSYWPAMGLGNFDLVMHKPVADVTPSLPWSRFNEIMASRDWQPLGAWAGVNIGRYNQPGTEGFRPEVDQFLSAIPLMTDSVEIAKAYRELNKIFMEDQPSIPLVYLPEQFYEFSDRVWTNWPTAENPYAPAQLPWVASGTKILWNLKLAK is encoded by the coding sequence ATGATTGGACTTAAATCGATTGCCAGGACGGCGCTCGCGCTCTCGGCATCCGGTGCACTCCTTTCGGGTTGCGGCGACGCTTCTTCGGAAGGTGATCTGGGTGGAGCGCTTCCCCGTCAACAGACGCTATACTTGTCGGGCCAGCAGAACGACGCTCCGGGTTCCTTTAACCCGCTAGCCGAAAGCTGGATGGCTTCCTGGCCGGTGGGCGGACGTTTCAACCTGATGTACGAACCGCTCATTACGTACAACTCCCTGAATGGTAAGATTGAACCCCTTCTGGGTACCTTGGTCGAGGAACTCTCCAATAACGACTCTATCGTTGTGGACTTGAACCCCGCCGCCAAGTGGAGCGATGGCAAGCCGGTGACCTCTGTGGACGTGACCTTCATGTTCCTGCGCGGTTCCATCAACTCTACCGAACAGATTTCTGCAATCCATATCGACTCCCTGAAGGGTGCCGATGGCGTCATTACCGAACGTCTTTCGTTCATGGTTGCAAAAGACAAGCGTAACAACCCGTTGACCGTGCGCGACATGTTGCAGGCAACGCGTATCGCTCCGTCTCACGTGTTTGAACCGCTGATTAAGGAAAAGGGCCTCGACGAAACGAAGAAGCTCCCGATGGATCAGAATCCGGTGGTTTCCGGTCCGTACAACCTGCGTAGTGCTGACCCGAACAAGATTATTCTTGAACGCCGCGACGACTACTGGGGCAACGCCGCCCTCCATAACGGCCAGCTCCCGGCTCCGAAGTTCATTGTTCACCCGATTTACAAGAACAACGAACACAACACGATTGCTATGCGTGAAGGCAACCTCGATGCCTCCCAGAGCTTCATTCCGCGTATTGCCCGTAAGGCTTCGGCCGGCGTCCACACCTGGTGGAACGAACCGCCTTACTTCCGCCCGGGTGCAATGCCGATGCTCGTGATCAACACCCTTAAGGAACCCTTGAACGACAAGCGTTTCCGTCGCGCCCTCGCTACGGCAATCGACTACAACGCTCTGCGTCAGTTCGCTGTTTCTAACTACACCTCTACCCTGAAGGCCGGCCTCATCATGCCGACGGACCTCGAAGGCAAGTACATTGTCGACGAAGACCTCGACAAGTATGGCGTGAACCTCGGCATCAGCGACGAAGCCGAACGCCTCGCCGCCGTGAAGCAGATTCTTTCCGAAGCTGGCTTCAAGTCCGTGTTCAACGACGACGGTACCCTGGACCACATGGAAAATGCCAAGGGCGAAAAGCTCCCGACTCTCTACATCACTAGCCCGAACGGCTGGACTGACTGGGAAGCCATGGTGACCATCGCTGTCGAAGGTATGCGCAAGGCTGGTATCGATATTCGCGAAGGCTTCGTGGACGGCGGTTCTTACTGGCCGGCTATGGGTCTTGGCAACTTTGACCTCGTGATGCACAAGCCGGTTGCAGACGTGACTCCGTCTCTTCCGTGGAGCCGCTTCAACGAAATCATGGCAAGCCGCGACTGGCAGCCGCTTGGCGCTTGGGCCGGCGTGAACATCGGCCGTTACAACCAGCCGGGTACCGAAGGCTTCCGCCCTGAAGTGGACCAGTTCCTTTCCGCTATTCCTCTGATGACGGATTCTGTGGAAATCGCAAAGGCTTACCGCGAACTCAACAAGATCTTCATGGAAGACCAGCCCTCTATTCCGCTGGTTTACCTGCCTGAACAGTTCTACGAATTCAGCGACCGCGTGTGGACGAACTGGCCCACCGCTGAAAACCCGTACGCTCCGGCACAGCTGCCGTGGGTGGCTTCGGGCACCAAGATCCTCTGGAACTTAAAGCTTGCTAAATAA
- the eno gene encoding phosphopyruvate hydratase, whose amino-acid sequence MAKIAKVWARQILDSRGNPSLEVDVTLDNGIVGHAAVPSGASTGEREACELRDGDKKTYCGKGTLTAVKNVNTKIAKKIIGMDPSKQTEVDDAMIALDGNRMLKNKLGANAILGVSMAVCVAAAKDAGLPLYQYIAKLHGTKKLTLPCPMCNVINGGAHSSAPIDFQEFMIAPVGAKTFSKGLQMVTEIFHALKAVLKKAGFDTTVGDEGGFAPGVSIKPAKNKFGYEITGVMTLEKALDALKAATTNAGYKFGTDIKIALDVASSEFCDKNTKAGKPETYTFKKSTKKTVKSADMVKLYEKLIDKYSIFSIEDGLDEADWAGWKVMTDKLGGKINLVGDDLFVTNPTIFDEGIKAGIANAILIKVNQVGSVSETLAAIKRAQNEGYAPIVSHRSGETEDTFIADLAVGTAAGQIKTGSLSRTDRVCKYNRLLRIEEELGKAAVYAGDPRKATKTACACKKSCKKK is encoded by the coding sequence ATGGCTAAAATCGCTAAAGTTTGGGCTCGTCAGATCCTGGATTCCCGTGGCAATCCGTCTCTCGAAGTCGATGTTACTCTTGACAACGGTATCGTTGGTCACGCTGCTGTTCCGAGCGGCGCTTCCACCGGCGAACGCGAAGCTTGCGAACTCCGCGACGGTGACAAGAAGACTTACTGCGGTAAGGGCACGCTCACTGCTGTGAAGAACGTGAACACCAAGATTGCTAAGAAGATCATCGGCATGGATCCGTCCAAGCAGACTGAAGTTGACGACGCCATGATCGCTCTCGACGGCAACCGCATGCTCAAGAACAAGCTCGGTGCAAACGCTATCCTCGGCGTTTCCATGGCTGTTTGCGTTGCTGCTGCTAAGGACGCTGGCCTTCCGCTTTACCAGTACATCGCCAAGCTCCATGGCACCAAGAAGCTCACGCTCCCGTGCCCGATGTGCAACGTGATCAACGGCGGTGCTCACTCCTCCGCTCCGATCGACTTCCAGGAATTCATGATCGCTCCGGTTGGCGCAAAGACCTTCTCCAAGGGCCTCCAGATGGTCACCGAAATCTTCCACGCCCTCAAGGCTGTGCTGAAGAAGGCCGGCTTCGACACCACCGTTGGTGACGAAGGTGGCTTCGCTCCTGGCGTTTCTATCAAGCCGGCTAAGAATAAGTTCGGTTACGAAATCACTGGCGTGATGACCCTCGAAAAGGCTCTCGACGCTTTGAAGGCTGCAACCACCAATGCCGGTTACAAGTTCGGCACTGACATCAAGATCGCTCTTGACGTTGCTTCCTCTGAATTCTGCGACAAGAACACCAAGGCTGGCAAGCCGGAAACCTACACCTTCAAGAAGAGCACCAAGAAGACTGTCAAGTCTGCCGACATGGTGAAGCTCTACGAAAAGCTCATCGACAAGTACTCCATCTTCTCCATTGAAGACGGTCTCGACGAAGCTGACTGGGCTGGCTGGAAGGTCATGACCGACAAGCTCGGTGGCAAGATCAACCTCGTGGGTGACGACCTGTTCGTTACCAACCCGACCATCTTCGACGAAGGCATCAAGGCTGGCATCGCCAACGCTATCCTCATCAAGGTGAACCAGGTGGGTTCTGTGTCCGAAACTCTCGCTGCTATCAAGCGCGCTCAGAACGAAGGCTATGCTCCGATCGTTTCTCACCGCTCTGGCGAAACCGAAGACACCTTCATTGCTGACCTCGCCGTCGGTACCGCCGCTGGCCAGATCAAGACCGGTTCTCTCTCCCGTACGGACCGCGTTTGCAAGTACAACCGCTTGCTCCGCATCGAAGAAGAACTCGGCAAGGCTGCTGTCTACGCCGGTGACCCGCGCAAGGCTACTAAGACCGCTTGCGCTTGCAAGAAATCCTGCAAGAAGAAGTAG
- a CDS encoding glycosyl hydrolase has translation MNKKLFLSMCIAPVAAMAFQVGAWVGGPGQYPQPTQENVQAFQDLQGTHLDLISYFALFNINDWNATEEYANVAKNNGSTLVVTWMANGYGAQDLVDGKADEYIRDYAKGVKNYGEEIWLRPLHEANGDWYDWGVGKEGAGNTDANVAEAFRHIVKIFREENVENVKWVWTTNASNAGKGSTLTGNYPGDEYVDYISIDGYNWGKCQSWSSWQTFTQVFKKAYNALANIDKPLFIAEISSSELGGNKAEWITDMFEHFATDFSRVFAVMWFSQSKEANEGDWALNTSQAAVDAWKAGIAKMKALESNTAIKPTGRAAGNSFRLQDGKLYMQTDKALKASVVQFDYQGRILWQSAVQHFTPGVHAIDAPEANSRSIYKLSIKQ, from the coding sequence ATGAACAAGAAACTATTCCTCTCCATGTGTATCGCTCCCGTAGCGGCCATGGCTTTCCAGGTCGGCGCATGGGTCGGTGGCCCGGGTCAGTATCCGCAGCCCACGCAAGAAAACGTGCAGGCATTCCAGGATTTGCAGGGCACGCACCTCGACCTTATCAGCTACTTCGCGCTCTTCAACATTAACGACTGGAACGCAACCGAAGAATACGCCAATGTCGCCAAGAACAACGGCTCCACGCTGGTGGTCACCTGGATGGCTAACGGGTACGGCGCCCAGGATCTGGTCGACGGCAAGGCCGACGAATACATCCGCGACTACGCCAAGGGAGTCAAGAACTACGGCGAAGAAATCTGGCTCAGGCCTCTCCACGAAGCAAACGGAGACTGGTACGACTGGGGCGTGGGTAAAGAAGGCGCCGGCAATACCGACGCAAATGTGGCCGAGGCATTCCGGCACATCGTAAAAATCTTCCGCGAAGAAAATGTCGAAAACGTCAAGTGGGTCTGGACCACTAACGCCTCGAACGCAGGAAAGGGCTCCACGCTCACCGGCAACTACCCCGGCGACGAATACGTCGACTACATCTCCATCGACGGCTACAACTGGGGCAAATGCCAGAGCTGGTCCAGCTGGCAGACGTTCACGCAGGTATTCAAGAAGGCCTACAACGCTCTCGCGAATATCGATAAGCCACTCTTCATCGCCGAAATTTCGAGCTCCGAACTAGGCGGCAACAAGGCCGAATGGATTACCGACATGTTCGAGCACTTCGCCACCGACTTCTCCCGCGTATTTGCGGTGATGTGGTTCAGCCAGAGCAAGGAAGCCAACGAAGGCGACTGGGCGCTCAACACCTCGCAGGCCGCCGTTGACGCCTGGAAGGCCGGCATCGCCAAAATGAAAGCTTTGGAGAGTAACACGGCTATCAAGCCTACCGGGAGGGCCGCCGGCAACTCCTTTCGCCTGCAAGACGGCAAACTCTACATGCAAACCGACAAAGCATTAAAGGCAAGCGTCGTGCAGTTCGACTACCAGGGGCGCATTTTGTGGCAGAGCGCCGTACAGCACTTCACCCCGGGCGTACACGCTATCGACGCACCCGAGGCAAACTCACGGAGCATTTACAAACTTTCTATTAAACAATAA
- the rpsG gene encoding 30S ribosomal protein S7 produces MSRRRKALHRSILPDPRYKSVLVTELVGVVLKQGKKTIAEQIVYTALENLGQKLEGPESPLEKFELCLENIKPRLEVKSRRIGGANYQVPMEVAPDRAKALALRWLLDAARNRNEPNMADRLAAELVAAKNGEGNAVRKKNDTHKMAEANKAFAHFRF; encoded by the coding sequence ATGTCTAGAAGAAGAAAGGCTCTCCATCGCTCCATCCTCCCGGATCCGCGTTACAAGTCTGTGCTCGTCACCGAACTCGTCGGTGTCGTGCTGAAGCAGGGCAAGAAGACCATCGCTGAACAGATCGTCTACACTGCTCTCGAAAACCTCGGCCAGAAGCTCGAAGGCCCGGAATCCCCGCTCGAAAAGTTCGAACTCTGCCTCGAAAACATCAAGCCGCGTCTTGAAGTGAAGTCCCGCCGTATCGGTGGTGCTAACTACCAGGTTCCTATGGAAGTTGCACCGGACCGCGCCAAGGCTCTCGCTCTCCGCTGGCTCCTTGATGCCGCCCGTAACCGCAACGAACCGAACATGGCTGACCGCCTTGCTGCCGAACTCGTTGCTGCCAAGAACGGTGAAGGCAACGCTGTCCGCAAGAAGAACGACACGCACAAGATGGCCGAAGCCAACAAGGCTTTCGCCCACTTCCGTTTCTAA
- the rpsL gene encoding 30S ribosomal protein S12 codes for MPTIQQLVRNGREQISNKTASVALKSCPQKRGVCTRVYTSTPKKPNSALRKIARVRLSNKMEVTAYIPGEGHNLQEHSIVLIRGGRVKDVPGVRYHIIRGTLDTQAVNGRQNGRSKYGVKKKGAAPAKK; via the coding sequence GTGCCAACTATTCAACAGCTCGTCCGTAACGGACGTGAACAGATCAGCAACAAGACCGCTTCCGTGGCCTTGAAGTCCTGCCCCCAGAAGCGCGGCGTTTGCACCCGCGTGTACACCAGCACCCCGAAGAAGCCGAACTCTGCTCTTCGTAAGATCGCCCGTGTGCGTCTTTCCAACAAGATGGAAGTGACCGCATACATTCCTGGTGAAGGCCACAACCTCCAGGAACACTCCATCGTGCTCATCCGCGGTGGTCGTGTGAAGGACGTCCCCGGTGTTCGTTACCACATCATCCGTGGTACTTTGGATACCCAGGCTGTGAACGGTCGCCAGAACGGCCGCTCCAAGTACGGTGTTAAGAAGAAAGGTGCCGCTCCGGCCAAGAAGTAA